In Pelosinus sp. UFO1, one genomic interval encodes:
- the spoIVB gene encoding SpoIVB peptidase, with product MKNSRYRSLLGMCLAVLIVAFCFSPQFRTIYEFPPHMRIIEGEVALFNVNFPLTLSVEPDEEDQSALPKYALSRSVFLETLKLRTATIQFKLLGIIPIRTVQVDVLPTIKLVPGGHSIGVVLHSRGVIVVGNSPVSTNNEQYVTPAKDAGITVGDVILSINDIPVQSDSQVAEIIDNTGRQQEILKILIKRGEEQITINLKPVLCNDTKRYRVGLFVRDSAAGVGTLSFYDPKTHAYGALGHVITDSDTNQPIDCAQGKIVSAAVSGIQHGKRGQPGEKIGVFIDEDHLLGNIQKNTKFGIYGQLHDNIANDLYSEAIPVASMNQVQTGPAEILTVVDGQTIERFKIEIQKVNLQEYPDGKGLVIKITDPILLEKTGGIVQGMSGSPIIQNGKLVGAVTHVFVHDPTRGYGCFIDWMLMEIGVVPKSEKQSARKLFTFSGFFMENTY from the coding sequence ATGAAAAATAGTAGGTACCGTTCTCTTTTGGGAATGTGTCTTGCAGTGTTAATTGTTGCCTTCTGTTTTTCGCCGCAGTTTCGTACTATCTATGAATTTCCACCTCATATGCGTATCATTGAAGGAGAAGTTGCGTTATTTAATGTTAATTTTCCTTTAACACTAAGTGTTGAGCCCGATGAAGAAGACCAATCCGCTCTGCCCAAATATGCGTTATCCCGATCCGTATTCTTAGAAACTTTAAAATTAAGAACAGCTACTATTCAATTTAAACTGTTAGGTATCATTCCCATTCGGACAGTACAAGTAGATGTGCTACCAACTATTAAATTGGTTCCTGGAGGACACTCGATAGGTGTTGTATTACATTCTCGGGGTGTCATAGTAGTTGGGAATTCACCTGTTTCTACGAATAATGAGCAATATGTAACGCCGGCGAAAGATGCAGGAATTACTGTTGGTGACGTTATTTTAAGTATTAATGATATTCCTGTACAAAGCGATAGCCAAGTAGCTGAAATTATTGACAATACTGGTAGACAACAGGAAATATTAAAAATACTTATAAAACGTGGTGAAGAACAAATAACAATTAATTTAAAACCAGTGCTATGTAATGATACCAAAAGATACAGAGTTGGATTATTTGTACGTGATAGTGCTGCTGGTGTAGGTACCTTGTCTTTTTATGATCCGAAAACTCATGCTTATGGGGCGTTAGGGCATGTAATCACAGATAGCGATACAAACCAACCGATTGATTGTGCTCAAGGTAAAATAGTGTCAGCGGCAGTGTCGGGAATTCAACATGGTAAGAGAGGACAACCAGGAGAAAAAATTGGTGTATTTATTGATGAAGACCATCTGCTGGGAAATATACAGAAAAATACTAAGTTCGGTATATATGGACAGTTGCATGATAACATAGCAAATGACCTATATTCTGAAGCAATACCTGTTGCTTCAATGAATCAAGTTCAGACGGGGCCTGCTGAGATTTTAACAGTTGTAGATGGGCAAACCATTGAGCGTTTTAAAATTGAAATTCAAAAAGTAAACTTACAAGAATATCCTGATGGTAAAGGACTCGTTATTAAAATAACTGATCCTATTCTACTAGAAAAAACAGGTGGTATTGTCCAAGGTATGAGTGGTAGTCCTATTATTCAAAATGGTAAGTTAGTTGGTGCAGTAACCCATGTATTTGTTCATGATCCAACTAGAGGCTACGGATGCTTTATTGACTGGATGCTAATGGAAATTGGCGTAGTTCCTAAATCTGAAAAACAATCTGCCAGAAAACTATTTACGTTTTCTGGTTTTTTTATGGAAAATACATATTAA
- the spo0A gene encoding sporulation transcription factor Spo0A, with amino-acid sequence MVFFSIEGRDLYSFVELILLEKTAGRGFYVIRETIKVAIADDNREFVGIVQDYLTQQADFQLVGIAYNGEEILSIIEEKSPDVVILDIIMPHLDGIGVLERLNTLAAKRPKVIMLTAFGQESITQRVVELGADYYILKPFNMDVLASRIRQLATTITTQRPVVAQAIKARPVDVEVTNIIREIGIPAHIKGYQYLRDAIMMIITEIDLLGAVTKVLYPMIAEKYSTTPSRVERAIRHAIEVAWSRGNMDMINRLFGYTVKLEKGKPTNSEFMAMIADKLRLEMRA; translated from the coding sequence ATGGTTTTTTTTTCCATAGAAGGAAGGGATTTATATAGCTTTGTCGAATTGATATTATTAGAGAAAACAGCAGGGAGAGGATTTTACGTGATTAGAGAAACAATTAAAGTAGCTATTGCAGATGACAATAGAGAATTTGTTGGTATTGTTCAGGACTACCTTACTCAACAAGCAGATTTTCAATTAGTTGGTATTGCTTACAATGGTGAAGAAATTTTATCAATAATTGAAGAGAAAAGTCCTGATGTAGTAATTTTAGATATTATTATGCCTCATCTTGATGGTATCGGCGTTTTAGAACGTCTTAATACATTAGCTGCTAAGCGGCCTAAAGTTATAATGCTTACTGCCTTTGGACAAGAAAGTATTACACAGCGTGTCGTAGAATTAGGGGCTGACTACTATATATTAAAACCATTCAATATGGATGTACTAGCTAGTAGAATTAGACAATTAGCCACTACTATCACAACACAGCGCCCAGTCGTGGCTCAAGCAATTAAGGCTCGCCCAGTTGATGTAGAAGTTACTAATATTATCCGTGAAATTGGTATTCCAGCGCATATTAAGGGTTACCAATATTTACGAGATGCGATTATGATGATTATCACTGAAATTGATTTATTGGGTGCTGTAACTAAAGTTTTATATCCTATGATTGCTGAAAAATATTCTACTACACCTAGTCGTGTGGAACGCGCTATTAGACATGCCATTGAAGTGGCTTGGAGTCGTGGTAATATGGATATGATTAATCGTTTATTTGGTTATACTGTTAAGTTGGAAAAAGGAAAACCGACTAACTCAGAATTTATGGCAATGATTGCCGATAAATTAAGATTGGAAATGCGGGCATAA
- a CDS encoding NUDIX domain-containing protein — MSHLAEKFIDTKVVFEGKLLKVFSDKVELPNGTEASREFIKHPGAVAVVPITPEGKIVLVRQFRYPVGKVMLEIPAGKLDYGEHPDACALRELEEETGFIAKNIKKLTSIYTTPGFTDEIIHLYIADQLSVSKQRLDEDEFLDVELYTKEEIKTMIADGKINDAKSMLALLLAEI; from the coding sequence ATGAGTCATTTAGCGGAAAAATTTATAGACACAAAAGTAGTTTTCGAGGGTAAATTGCTCAAGGTATTTTCTGATAAAGTAGAGCTACCAAATGGTACTGAAGCATCACGAGAATTTATTAAACATCCTGGGGCTGTAGCGGTTGTTCCAATTACACCAGAGGGGAAAATTGTATTAGTAAGACAGTTTCGTTATCCTGTAGGTAAGGTCATGCTAGAAATACCAGCTGGGAAACTAGATTATGGTGAACATCCTGATGCGTGTGCATTAAGAGAATTAGAAGAGGAAACTGGCTTTATCGCAAAAAATATAAAAAAGCTGACCTCTATTTATACTACTCCCGGGTTTACTGATGAAATAATACATCTTTATATTGCTGATCAATTATCAGTATCTAAGCAACGGCTAGACGAAGATGAATTTTTAGATGTTGAACTGTATACAAAAGAAGAAATAAAAACTATGATTGCCGATGGTAAAATTAATGATGCTAAAAGTATGCTTGCTTTATTGTTAGCAGAAATATAA
- the spoIIM gene encoding stage II sporulation protein M — MLGYLRQNFGMYLKANIVAYFFMILIFVIGIVVGALAVKILPDEQKTELINYLRIFFTGLAQGTEEVASSETMIGVVMFNNAKTVVLMWILGFTIVGIPFVLFILFTRGFIIGFTVGFLVNEYVMKGLLFAFASVLPHNLFAVPAILVLSVSATTFSLMLLRRKTYGKVNIWYEAIRYSILCMIILALMLFAALLEVYISPVFMKLAASLLAK, encoded by the coding sequence ATGCTGGGGTATCTTCGCCAAAATTTTGGAATGTATTTAAAGGCAAACATTGTTGCTTATTTTTTTATGATTCTTATTTTTGTTATTGGTATTGTTGTGGGGGCATTAGCTGTAAAGATATTGCCAGATGAACAAAAAACTGAACTTATTAATTACTTGCGTATTTTTTTTACAGGATTGGCTCAGGGAACTGAAGAAGTTGCCTCCTCTGAAACTATGATTGGTGTCGTAATGTTTAACAACGCTAAAACAGTAGTTTTAATGTGGATACTAGGATTTACTATTGTTGGAATACCTTTTGTATTATTTATTTTATTTACAAGGGGTTTTATAATTGGCTTTACTGTAGGATTTTTAGTAAATGAATATGTCATGAAAGGATTATTATTTGCATTTGCATCCGTACTGCCACATAATTTATTTGCCGTTCCAGCTATCTTAGTGCTTAGTGTATCAGCAACTACATTTTCTCTTATGCTATTACGCCGTAAGACCTATGGTAAGGTAAATATATGGTATGAAGCAATTCGGTATTCAATTTTATGCATGATAATTTTAGCCCTTATGCTGTTTGCAGCTTTGCTAGAAGTATATATTTCACCAGTATTTATGAAACTAGCAGCAAGCTTATTAGCGAAGTAG
- the xerD gene encoding site-specific tyrosine recombinase XerD, protein MEGYVNEFINYLAVERGLAQNTLESYGRDLHQFQVYLQNGNMEILKDSNRTTILSYLNNLQSKGRAVSTISRNLAAIKSFYQYLVRERYLEKDPAANLESPKLEKKLPKVLSIGEVEELLKQPSGFLPTGLRDKAMLELLYATGIRVSELISLNISDVNLEMGYIKCYGKGAKERIVPLGSIAAKCVQDYVGKGRSKLIRTYEEAALFVNHHGNRLTRQGFWKIIKKYAQEADISKAITPHTLRHSFATHLLENGADLRSVQEMLGHADISTTQIYTHVTKNRLKEVYDKTHPRA, encoded by the coding sequence ATGGAAGGTTATGTTAATGAGTTTATTAACTATCTTGCAGTTGAAAGAGGTTTGGCACAAAATACGCTAGAATCATATGGTCGTGACTTGCATCAATTCCAAGTTTATTTACAAAATGGAAATATGGAAATCTTAAAAGACTCTAATCGCACTACCATCCTCAGTTATTTAAATAATCTTCAATCTAAAGGAAGAGCCGTTTCCACAATTTCCCGCAACCTTGCTGCAATAAAATCATTTTATCAATATCTGGTACGTGAACGTTATTTAGAAAAGGATCCCGCTGCTAATCTTGAGTCTCCAAAACTTGAGAAAAAGTTACCAAAGGTTCTAAGTATTGGTGAAGTTGAGGAATTATTAAAACAACCTAGTGGATTTTTACCTACAGGTCTTAGGGATAAGGCAATGTTAGAACTTTTATATGCTACAGGCATTCGCGTTTCTGAATTAATATCTTTGAATATATCAGACGTTAATTTAGAGATGGGATATATAAAATGTTATGGTAAAGGTGCCAAGGAACGTATAGTTCCTTTAGGCTCGATAGCTGCCAAGTGTGTACAGGATTACGTTGGTAAAGGACGTTCTAAACTAATACGTACATATGAAGAAGCCGCCCTTTTTGTTAATCATCATGGAAATCGATTGACAAGGCAGGGGTTTTGGAAAATTATAAAAAAATATGCACAGGAAGCTGATATTAGTAAAGCGATTACTCCTCATACATTGCGTCACTCTTTTGCTACACATTTACTAGAAAATGGTGCCGATTTACGTTCTGTACAAGAAATGCTTGGTCATGCAGATATTTCTACTACGCAGATTTATACTCATGTTACTAAAAATCGCTTAAAAGAAGTGTATGATAAAACACATCCCCGAGCATAG
- a CDS encoding pyrimidine-nucleoside phosphorylase yields the protein MRLLDIITKKRDGFVLTDLEINTLIHAYTNDEIPDYQMAAWLMSVYFQGMTIEETATLTMAMANSGNMMDLTAVPGIKVDKHSTGGVADTTTLILAPLIAAAGVPIAKMSGRGLGFTGGTLDKLDAIAGIKTTLSQSEFISILQKHNVAVIGQSIDIAPADGKIYALRDVTATVESIPLIASSIMSKKIAAGANKILLDVKVGKGAFMKKMEDAIKLAETMVHIGQLVGRETRAIVSSMDEPLGQAIGNSLEVQEAINILSGRGEESLRHVSLFLGAHMLHMARAVPNITVGYETLTKLLDNKIALAKFKEFILAQGGNANIIDNPNLLPQAKIKVKVVSTDRGFVQMVDAAKIGNCAMRLGAGREYKGQKIDLAAGIMLEQRVGDFVEKGQLLCTIYANDERHVKEVQALLLDAIKIGSDKVSKTKLVLGTVDIQGFQAI from the coding sequence ATGAGACTGTTAGATATTATTACTAAAAAACGTGATGGCTTTGTTCTCACCGATTTGGAAATCAACACTTTGATTCATGCATATACGAATGATGAAATACCTGACTATCAAATGGCAGCGTGGTTAATGTCAGTATATTTTCAAGGGATGACGATTGAAGAGACCGCAACGCTAACTATGGCAATGGCCAATTCAGGTAATATGATGGATTTAACTGCTGTTCCTGGTATTAAAGTAGATAAGCATAGCACTGGTGGCGTGGCTGACACTACCACGTTAATATTAGCACCCTTAATAGCGGCAGCTGGGGTACCAATTGCTAAAATGTCGGGAAGAGGATTAGGTTTTACAGGTGGAACACTTGATAAATTAGATGCTATTGCGGGAATCAAGACAACTCTATCACAAAGTGAATTTATTAGTATTTTGCAAAAACATAATGTAGCAGTAATTGGCCAGAGTATTGATATTGCACCAGCAGATGGTAAGATCTACGCATTACGAGATGTAACTGCTACGGTTGAAAGTATTCCTTTGATAGCTTCCTCAATAATGAGCAAAAAAATTGCTGCTGGAGCCAACAAAATTCTACTTGATGTAAAGGTCGGTAAGGGCGCCTTTATGAAAAAAATGGAAGATGCAATAAAATTGGCTGAAACTATGGTACACATTGGTCAATTAGTAGGAAGAGAAACTAGAGCTATCGTAAGTAGTATGGATGAGCCACTGGGACAAGCCATTGGTAACAGTCTAGAAGTACAAGAGGCTATAAATATATTAAGTGGACGTGGGGAAGAATCTCTAAGACATGTTAGTTTATTTCTAGGAGCTCATATGCTTCATATGGCTCGTGCTGTACCAAATATTACTGTTGGCTATGAAACCTTAACTAAATTGTTAGATAACAAAATAGCCTTAGCTAAATTTAAAGAGTTTATATTAGCCCAAGGTGGTAATGCAAACATAATTGATAACCCAAATTTATTGCCACAAGCAAAAATAAAGGTTAAAGTAGTAAGTACAGATAGAGGCTTTGTACAAATGGTTGATGCTGCAAAAATTGGCAATTGTGCTATGAGATTAGGGGCTGGGCGAGAGTACAAGGGGCAAAAAATAGACTTAGCAGCTGGAATAATGTTAGAGCAACGAGTTGGTGACTTTGTTGAAAAAGGGCAGCTTCTTTGTACTATCTATGCCAACGATGAACGCCATGTAAAAGAAGTGCAGGCATTACTTTTAGATGCTATTAAAATTGGTAGTGATAAAGTTTCTAAAACCAAGTTAGTTTTAGGAACTGTAGATATACAAGGGTTCCAGGCTATATAA
- a CDS encoding D-alanyl-D-alanine carboxypeptidase family protein, protein MCRLKKFRMILLLVCILVLTSAFNQTIQAADNKKAINASFQTTAQSAILMDGNGTILYEKESHKRLPPASVTKSMTLLLATEAVEQGRVKLTDTVQISENAWHQGGSQIWLEPGETMTLHELMIAIAVVSANDAAVAVMEHIYGSQEAAVEAMNQRCISLGLNDTHFANVNGLPAPDHYMSAYDTALIAKEAVKHPLYMELCGIKEYWLRDGKNWLVNTNKLLWWYKGADGLKTGWTQEAQYCFAGTAKRDGLRLISVVFGTPEPRSHLRESIKLFDWGFANFSAMSIVNAGEVIERIMINKGMEKEVQLIASENLTLLLGKGESKNIQKKVVVNPAVTAPVAQGQKYGELLVLRDGKEVGKVDLVAEKAIEKASLLRTLQNMITNLFSIK, encoded by the coding sequence ATGTGTCGACTGAAGAAATTTAGAATGATTCTTCTTCTTGTCTGTATTTTAGTTTTAACAAGTGCCTTCAATCAAACGATACAAGCTGCCGACAATAAGAAAGCAATAAATGCAAGCTTTCAAACAACGGCGCAATCCGCTATTTTGATGGATGGTAATGGTACAATCCTATATGAAAAAGAATCACACAAACGTTTACCGCCTGCAAGCGTTACAAAGTCTATGACTTTGTTATTAGCGACTGAGGCGGTAGAACAAGGCAGGGTTAAATTAACCGACACAGTACAAATATCTGAAAATGCTTGGCACCAAGGTGGTTCACAAATATGGTTAGAACCTGGCGAGACAATGACTTTACACGAATTAATGATTGCCATCGCTGTGGTTAGCGCTAATGACGCTGCAGTAGCTGTTATGGAACATATATATGGAAGCCAAGAAGCTGCTGTGGAGGCTATGAACCAACGTTGTATTAGTCTAGGGCTTAATGATACTCATTTTGCAAATGTAAATGGTCTACCAGCACCTGATCATTATATGAGTGCATATGATACAGCACTCATTGCTAAAGAAGCGGTCAAACATCCTTTATATATGGAGCTCTGTGGTATAAAAGAATATTGGTTGCGTGATGGGAAAAATTGGCTAGTAAATACAAATAAATTATTATGGTGGTATAAGGGAGCAGATGGTTTGAAAACGGGCTGGACACAAGAAGCCCAATATTGTTTCGCTGGAACAGCGAAGCGTGACGGCTTACGGTTGATATCTGTTGTATTTGGTACACCTGAACCACGTTCTCATTTAAGAGAAAGTATAAAATTATTTGACTGGGGCTTCGCGAACTTTTCTGCAATGTCTATTGTAAATGCTGGAGAAGTCATTGAAAGAATAATGATTAATAAAGGGATGGAAAAAGAAGTTCAACTAATTGCTTCTGAAAACTTAACTTTATTATTAGGTAAAGGTGAAAGTAAAAATATACAAAAGAAAGTGGTAGTAAATCCTGCGGTTACAGCTCCTGTTGCACAAGGTCAAAAATATGGAGAACTATTAGTATTACGTGATGGTAAAGAAGTAGGTAAGGTCGATTTAGTAGCGGAAAAAGCTATAGAAAAGGCAAGTTTACTCAGGACATTGCAAAATATGATTACTAACCTATTCTCTATAAAGTAA
- the spoIIAA gene encoding anti-sigma F factor antagonist, translating to MNITTSLKRGVLLVRVEGELDMHVAAEFRQKVDNALETSGVQNVLFNLQGVNFIDSSGLGVLLGRYKKISGLGGVMSATQIQPQVSQIFELSGLLKIIKLYHSEKEALECL from the coding sequence TTGAATATAACTACATCACTGAAACGAGGTGTCCTTTTGGTACGAGTCGAAGGCGAATTGGATATGCATGTTGCAGCAGAGTTTAGGCAAAAGGTAGATAACGCATTAGAAACAAGCGGTGTACAAAATGTTTTATTTAATTTACAAGGTGTTAATTTTATTGATAGTTCTGGCTTAGGAGTTCTTTTAGGACGTTATAAGAAAATTAGTGGCTTGGGCGGTGTTATGTCCGCGACTCAAATTCAACCACAAGTATCTCAAATATTTGAGTTATCAGGTTTATTAAAGATTATTAAGCTATATCATTCAGAAAAAGAAGCGTTAGAATGTTTATGA
- the spoIIAB gene encoding anti-sigma F factor yields MAIKNQITMSIQSLSENVGIARVSAAAFAAQIDFTLNEIEEIKVAVSEAVSNAVIHGYEYQNGEIEIRMTLYNDKLEYIIIDHGKGITDIDLARQPSYSTDPERMGLGFAFMESFMDELAITSEVNKGTEVRMVKKTLLKTEH; encoded by the coding sequence ATGGCAATAAAAAATCAAATTACAATGAGTATTCAAAGTCTTAGCGAAAATGTTGGTATTGCCAGGGTGAGTGCTGCAGCTTTTGCAGCTCAAATTGATTTTACTTTAAATGAAATTGAGGAAATTAAAGTTGCTGTATCAGAAGCCGTTTCTAATGCTGTTATACATGGATATGAATACCAGAATGGGGAAATAGAAATTAGAATGACTCTGTATAATGATAAATTAGAATATATTATCATTGATCATGGTAAAGGAATTACGGATATTGATTTAGCACGGCAGCCTTCCTATTCGACTGATCCAGAACGTATGGGTTTGGGATTTGCATTTATGGAATCCTTTATGGATGAACTGGCAATCACGTCAGAGGTCAACAAAGGTACAGAAGTGCGAATGGTAAAAAAAACGTTACTAAAAACGGAGCATTAG
- a CDS encoding SigF/SigG family RNA polymerase sporulation sigma factor → MLEDKEIKALLIKAQNGDQIAKEYILENNINLVRSVVHRFTNRGYEWDDLFQLGCIGLVKAIERFDTTFSVKFSTYAVPMIIGEIRRFMRDDNPVKVSRPIKELAYKVHRTQERLQGLLGREPTIAEIAKDLSLVPQEIVAALEANQSPVSLYASVFHDSGDPILLLDQLKYCDGQDNAYFENLALKEILLRLPEKERVVIQLRFFADKTQAEVAEIIGLSQVQISRIEKYALKLMREFMQTS, encoded by the coding sequence ATGCTTGAAGATAAAGAGATAAAGGCCTTGCTAATTAAAGCACAAAACGGTGATCAGATCGCTAAGGAATACATTTTAGAAAATAATATAAATCTTGTTAGAAGCGTTGTACATCGATTCACAAACCGTGGGTATGAATGGGATGATTTATTTCAGTTAGGGTGTATTGGGCTGGTGAAAGCAATCGAACGTTTTGATACTACATTTAGTGTCAAATTTTCTACATATGCGGTACCAATGATTATTGGTGAGATACGTCGATTTATGCGAGATGATAATCCTGTTAAAGTTAGTCGGCCTATTAAGGAGCTAGCATATAAAGTACATCGTACCCAAGAAAGGTTACAAGGTCTTTTAGGCCGAGAACCGACAATAGCGGAAATTGCGAAAGATTTAAGCTTAGTACCGCAAGAAATAGTAGCGGCACTTGAAGCGAATCAATCACCTGTATCATTATATGCCAGTGTATTTCATGATAGTGGAGATCCAATACTTCTTCTTGATCAGTTAAAGTATTGTGATGGGCAAGACAATGCTTATTTTGAAAACCTAGCGCTAAAAGAAATTTTGTTACGTTTACCAGAAAAAGAGCGTGTAGTGATTCAGTTACGTTTTTTTGCTGATAAAACACAAGCAGAGGTAGCTGAGATAATAGGATTATCTCAGGTGCAAATATCGAGAATTGAAAAATATGCTCTTAAATTAATGAGAGAATTTATGCAGACCTCCTAA
- a CDS encoding dodecin family protein gives MVVKVIELVGTSSHNWTDAVDNAVMEASRSIDDILGVEVTNFTANIDNGHIAEYKADVKVAFKVNH, from the coding sequence ATGGTTGTAAAAGTTATTGAATTAGTTGGAACTTCTAGTCATAACTGGACAGACGCAGTAGACAATGCAGTCATGGAAGCATCTAGATCAATTGATGACATATTGGGTGTTGAAGTAACTAACTTTACTGCTAATATTGACAATGGGCACATAGCAGAATACAAAGCCGATGTAAAAGTAGCTTTTAAAGTAAATCATTAA
- the spoVAC gene encoding stage V sporulation protein AC, translated as MKNEQQEMQQEKYQSKVDNLTPKPPLLKNICWAFIVGGIICTLGQLITDYFVGLGFVKKEASAYSTVVLVFLGSFLTGLGLYDDLGKRAGAGSIVPITGFANSIVAPAMEFKREGYVFGVGAKMFVIAGPVLVYGMITSFIIGLIYWLRL; from the coding sequence ATGAAAAACGAGCAGCAGGAAATGCAACAAGAGAAATATCAAAGTAAAGTGGATAACCTTACACCTAAGCCTCCCTTGTTAAAAAACATTTGCTGGGCTTTTATAGTAGGGGGAATTATTTGCACTTTGGGGCAGTTAATTACAGATTATTTTGTAGGGCTAGGGTTTGTGAAGAAGGAAGCATCAGCCTATTCTACAGTGGTACTAGTGTTTTTAGGGTCTTTTTTAACGGGGTTAGGGCTTTATGATGATTTAGGTAAACGGGCTGGAGCAGGTTCGATCGTACCCATCACAGGGTTTGCTAATTCAATCGTAGCACCTGCTATGGAGTTTAAGCGGGAAGGTTATGTATTTGGAGTGGGTGCGAAAATGTTTGTTATTGCTGGACCAGTATTAGTCTATGGAATGATAACATCTTTCATTATAGGATTAATTTATTGGCTAAGACTATAG
- the spoVAD gene encoding stage V sporulation protein AD, whose protein sequence is MNKKKGKQSILFANPPVITSVANIVGPMEGEGFLQQYFDTIMQDNLHGLASWEQCESYMMEYAIKKSVEKENSTIDNIDCIFAGDLLNQLMSTHFAMKNLQRPFLGLYGACSTMVEGMLLSAIMLDGGFASKVVAAASSHHDAAERQYRFPNEMGVQRPPSAQWTVTGSGATVVSISGTGPRITGATIGKIVDFGIKDPNAMGPAMAPAAVDTLWQHFQDTGRTPNYYDMIFTGDLGSVGRDLVIQLLQEKGLDIATNYQDCGCMIYREEQDAHAGASGCASSAIVFTGLIYQNLMSGKWEKILFLGTGSLHSTTSYQQKESIPCIAHAVAVEVL, encoded by the coding sequence GTGAATAAAAAGAAAGGAAAGCAAAGTATTCTATTTGCAAATCCACCAGTAATAACAAGCGTAGCCAATATTGTTGGCCCTATGGAAGGGGAAGGATTCTTACAACAATATTTTGATACGATTATGCAGGATAATTTACACGGTTTAGCTAGTTGGGAACAATGTGAATCTTATATGATGGAATATGCTATTAAAAAGTCTGTAGAAAAAGAAAATAGTACAATAGATAATATTGATTGTATTTTTGCTGGTGATTTGTTAAATCAGTTAATGAGTACTCATTTCGCTATGAAAAATTTACAGAGACCTTTTTTAGGACTTTATGGAGCTTGTTCCACTATGGTAGAAGGCATGTTGCTTAGCGCGATAATGTTAGATGGTGGCTTTGCTAGTAAGGTTGTAGCTGCTGCTTCTAGTCACCATGATGCTGCAGAACGTCAATATCGATTTCCTAATGAAATGGGTGTACAACGACCCCCTAGTGCACAATGGACAGTAACGGGCTCGGGCGCAACCGTTGTTTCAATATCGGGAACTGGTCCACGCATTACCGGAGCAACTATTGGTAAGATTGTAGATTTCGGTATTAAAGATCCCAACGCAATGGGACCTGCAATGGCGCCAGCAGCTGTTGATACGTTATGGCAACATTTTCAAGATACAGGAAGGACTCCAAATTATTATGATATGATTTTCACTGGTGATTTAGGGAGTGTAGGAAGAGATTTAGTAATCCAATTGCTGCAAGAAAAAGGCCTTGATATAGCAACGAATTACCAAGACTGTGGGTGTATGATTTATCGAGAGGAACAAGATGCTCACGCAGGTGCGAGTGGATGCGCTAGTTCGGCAATTGTCTTTACTGGTCTTATATACCAGAACTTAATGAGTGGTAAATGGGAAAAAATCCTTTTTTTAGGAACTGGAAGTTTACATAGTACAACTTCTTATCAACAAAAAGAGTCAATTCCTTGTATTGCTCACGCAGTAGCAGTAGAAGTATTATAA
- the spoVAE gene encoding stage V sporulation protein AE, translating to MVFVIGGGLCVLGQLLMDVTPLTPAHVLVLFVVLGGILSGLGLYQPLVDIAGAGATVPLLGFGHALVSGTIEDINNYGFLGIFSGALRSTASGIMAAVVFGFFMAVLFNPRSKGG from the coding sequence ATGGTTTTTGTCATTGGGGGAGGCTTGTGCGTTCTTGGTCAATTGTTAATGGATGTAACACCACTAACGCCCGCCCACGTTTTAGTACTATTTGTGGTTTTGGGAGGAATATTAAGTGGACTAGGCTTATATCAGCCATTGGTTGACATTGCTGGAGCTGGGGCAACTGTGCCGCTGTTAGGTTTTGGTCATGCGTTAGTCAGTGGGACGATTGAAGATATAAATAATTATGGTTTTTTGGGAATCTTTAGCGGTGCTCTAAGGTCAACAGCCTCAGGTATAATGGCCGCAGTTGTTTTTGGCTTTTTTATGGCAGTATTATTTAACCCTAGGAGTAAAGGCGGATAA